The Pricia mediterranea genome includes a window with the following:
- a CDS encoding tRNA1(Val) (adenine(37)-N6)-methyltransferase translates to MDKPFRFKQFTVRQDRCAMKVGTDGVLLGAWAALDKDPASILDIGAGSGLLALMLAQRSAAETIDALEIEENAYEQCVENFEASPWADRLFCYHANFDEFVAEWDDRYDLIVCNPPFFSEDVSSGNAFRDAARQNITLPFEELLNGVSILLSKDGIFVTIIPYKEETDFLVHADSLGLYPQQITRVRGNPTAKIKRSLLQIGFERTEVDIDTLTIELDRHEYTPDYRALTEAFYLKM, encoded by the coding sequence TTGGACAAACCCTTCCGTTTTAAACAGTTCACCGTGCGTCAAGACCGCTGTGCCATGAAAGTTGGCACCGACGGGGTTTTACTAGGTGCATGGGCTGCCCTGGACAAAGATCCAGCTTCGATTTTGGACATCGGGGCCGGCTCGGGACTCCTTGCCCTGATGCTCGCCCAAAGAAGTGCGGCGGAAACCATCGATGCCCTTGAAATTGAGGAAAATGCCTACGAACAGTGCGTTGAAAATTTCGAGGCCTCTCCTTGGGCCGATCGGTTGTTCTGCTATCATGCGAATTTCGACGAATTTGTAGCTGAATGGGATGACCGATATGATTTAATAGTATGCAACCCTCCCTTTTTTTCCGAGGATGTCTCGAGTGGAAACGCTTTCCGGGATGCGGCCAGACAAAACATCACGCTCCCCTTTGAGGAACTTTTGAATGGGGTTTCTATATTACTTTCCAAGGATGGAATATTTGTCACCATCATCCCCTATAAGGAAGAGACCGATTTCTTGGTTCATGCCGATAGCTTGGGCTTGTATCCACAACAAATAACCCGCGTCCGGGGAAATCCCACCGCCAAGATCAAACGGAGTTTGCTGCAAATAGGATTTGAACGGACCGAGGTGGACATTGATACGCTTACCATCGAACTTGATCGCCATGAGTACACACCGGATTACCGAGCGCTGACCGAAGCATTTTACCTAAAAATGTAA
- a CDS encoding acyl-CoA dehydrogenase family protein encodes MKSDQFEAPDYYNLDALLSEEHKLVRDAARQWVKRDVSPIIEEYAQKAEFPEQILDGLAEIGAFGPYIPEEYGGAGLDQISYGLIMQEIERGDSGVRSTASVQSSLVMYPIYTYGNEQQRKKYLPKLATGELMGCFGLTEPDHGSNPGGMETKFKDEGDHYLLNGAKLWISNSPFADIAVVWAKNEDGRIHGLIVERGMEGFSTPETHNKWSLRASATGELIFDNVKVPKENLLPGKSGLGAPLGCLDSARYGIAWGAIGAAMDCYDTALRYAKEREQFGKPIAAFQLQQKKLAEMITEITKAQLLAFRLGQLKNEGKATTAQISMAKRNNVDMALKIAREARQVLGGMGITGEYSIMRHMMNLESVITYEGTHDIHLLITGADITGHQAFK; translated from the coding sequence ATGAAATCCGATCAGTTCGAAGCTCCCGATTATTACAATTTGGACGCACTTTTATCCGAGGAACACAAACTCGTACGCGATGCCGCCCGTCAATGGGTCAAGCGCGACGTGTCCCCAATTATTGAAGAATACGCCCAAAAGGCTGAATTTCCCGAACAGATCTTAGACGGATTGGCGGAAATCGGGGCCTTTGGACCTTACATTCCCGAAGAATATGGCGGGGCCGGACTCGACCAGATCAGCTACGGCCTCATTATGCAAGAGATCGAACGCGGCGACAGCGGGGTACGATCCACTGCCTCGGTACAGTCGTCATTGGTCATGTACCCTATTTACACTTACGGCAACGAGCAGCAGCGTAAAAAATACCTTCCAAAACTGGCGACGGGCGAATTGATGGGGTGCTTCGGTCTGACCGAACCCGACCACGGCTCGAATCCCGGGGGGATGGAAACTAAGTTCAAGGACGAAGGCGACCACTACCTTTTGAACGGCGCCAAACTCTGGATTTCGAATTCCCCTTTCGCCGATATTGCAGTGGTCTGGGCAAAAAACGAGGATGGCCGTATTCACGGGTTGATCGTGGAGCGCGGCATGGAGGGATTCTCCACCCCGGAAACCCACAACAAGTGGTCGTTACGCGCCTCCGCGACCGGGGAACTGATTTTCGATAATGTTAAGGTACCCAAGGAAAACCTATTGCCTGGCAAGTCGGGACTCGGAGCACCCCTCGGCTGTCTCGATTCCGCCCGATACGGCATCGCATGGGGAGCCATCGGAGCTGCGATGGATTGCTATGATACCGCCCTACGCTACGCCAAGGAACGCGAACAGTTCGGCAAGCCCATCGCGGCCTTTCAATTACAGCAAAAGAAACTCGCCGAGATGATCACCGAAATCACCAAGGCCCAGTTATTGGCCTTTCGATTGGGACAGCTGAAAAACGAGGGCAAGGCCACCACCGCCCAAATTTCCATGGCCAAGCGTAACAATGTCGATATGGCCCTAAAGATAGCCCGCGAGGCCCGGCAGGTCTTGGGTGGGATGGGAATCACAGGCGAATATTCGATCATGCGCCACATGATGAACCTCGAAAGCGTCATCACCTACGAGGGCACCCACGACATTCACCTCTTGATTACCGGAGCCGATATTACTGGGCATCAGGCGTTTAAGTAA
- a CDS encoding DNA polymerase III subunit alpha — protein sequence MRYGTFSEVELLQLAKENHVTRLVLTDINNTSAGLNFVRKAPEYGVSPVLGIDFRNGVDPCFTGIAKNNEGYLELNDFLSEYLHRKSGHTHQKSENLHCKPEHPNGVAKLPANAPAFRNAYVVYPFEKVVQEQRTTFADHEFIGVSINDLRRLPFSGLLKFRDRLVVQQPVTFRNKRDFNAHRLLRAIDNNTLLSKLSTTEQASEDEKMYPIQNLVAAFSEYTFILENTQRLLDTCSIHFDFSEGRKPQNLKTYTGTRPDDEALIERLCQEGLSYRYPEGGEAVTERLNKELGLIKRMGFVSYFLINWDIVSYARKQKFFYVGRGSGANSIVAYLLRITDVDPMELDLYFERFINLYRANPPDFDIDFSHRDRPVMTQYIFDRFENVALLGTYVTFKWRGMVRELGKVFGLPKEEIDILCDGNFQASRLDKVAALVIKYTELLQGMPNYLSIHAGGILITERPIHWFSATNMPPKGFPTTQYDMHIAEDVGLYKFDILGQRGLSKIKETLDILEHDRPEEFTDFDIHDIKAFKRDPKINAMIKSAQCMGCFYVESPAMRMLLKKLQVDTYLGLVAASSIIRPGVAKSGMMREYILRHRNPGRTEEKAYPVMIDIMPETYGVMVYQEDVIKVAHHFAGLDLGEADVLRRGMSGKFRSREEFQRVEQKFIDNCRKKGYEDKLIFEIWNQVASFAGYAFAKGHSASYAVESYQTLFLRAYYPLEYMTAVLNNGGGFYRPEFYIHEARMLGASIHPPCINTSNHGNRILGKDLYLGFGYLRDLEERVAERILKERIINGRFTSLEGFLDRVSLSIEQVSILIRIDAFRFTCTNKHELLWKAHLFLGKAPKIDHPKLFRPDHQDFEIPDLHTTDLETAFTQLELLGFALCSPFELLVESPKNTAGSKDLERYLGRHIDIYGYLVTVKNTKTHRKKPMQFATLLDQEGQVFDTVLFPPVAAKYRFRGRGIYRFYGKVVSEFGFLSIEVVKMQKEDYVQDPRYADMKTSAKVFGMKQLGSTDTQSE from the coding sequence ATGCGCTACGGCACCTTTTCGGAGGTCGAACTTTTGCAGTTGGCCAAGGAGAACCATGTGACCCGATTGGTGCTGACCGATATCAACAATACCTCGGCGGGTCTCAATTTTGTCCGAAAGGCGCCCGAATACGGCGTAAGCCCCGTGCTGGGAATCGATTTCCGTAACGGGGTCGACCCCTGTTTTACGGGTATCGCAAAAAACAACGAGGGCTATCTGGAACTGAACGACTTTCTTTCCGAATACCTGCACCGGAAATCAGGACACACGCATCAAAAATCCGAAAATTTGCATTGTAAACCCGAACATCCGAACGGTGTTGCGAAACTACCCGCCAATGCCCCTGCATTCCGAAATGCCTACGTCGTCTATCCCTTTGAAAAAGTAGTGCAAGAGCAGCGGACCACCTTCGCCGACCACGAATTTATCGGAGTCTCTATCAATGATCTGCGACGGCTTCCGTTTTCCGGGCTGTTAAAATTCAGGGATAGGCTCGTGGTACAGCAGCCGGTCACCTTCCGCAACAAACGCGATTTCAACGCACATCGGCTGTTGCGGGCCATTGACAACAATACCCTGCTCAGCAAATTGTCCACCACCGAACAGGCCTCGGAGGATGAGAAAATGTACCCTATCCAGAATCTAGTGGCCGCTTTCTCGGAGTACACGTTTATTCTCGAAAACACGCAGCGGTTGCTCGACACCTGTTCCATCCACTTCGATTTTTCGGAAGGGCGGAAACCGCAGAACCTGAAGACCTATACCGGCACCCGGCCCGATGACGAGGCCCTGATCGAACGCCTCTGTCAAGAAGGTTTGTCCTACCGCTATCCCGAAGGCGGTGAGGCCGTTACCGAGCGTTTGAACAAAGAGCTGGGCCTGATCAAACGGATGGGCTTCGTCTCTTATTTTCTTATCAATTGGGACATCGTATCCTACGCCCGAAAACAGAAATTCTTCTACGTGGGTCGGGGCAGCGGGGCCAATAGCATCGTGGCCTACCTGCTGCGAATCACCGATGTGGATCCCATGGAGCTCGACCTCTACTTCGAACGCTTTATCAACCTCTATCGGGCCAATCCCCCGGATTTCGATATCGATTTCTCGCATCGCGACCGGCCCGTCATGACCCAATATATCTTCGATCGGTTCGAAAACGTGGCCCTGCTCGGTACCTACGTGACCTTTAAGTGGCGGGGCATGGTGCGGGAATTGGGCAAGGTGTTCGGCCTGCCCAAGGAGGAAATCGATATCCTTTGTGACGGCAATTTTCAGGCTTCACGGCTCGACAAGGTCGCCGCCCTGGTCATCAAGTACACCGAACTCCTGCAAGGTATGCCCAACTATCTGAGCATCCATGCAGGGGGCATCCTAATCACCGAAAGACCGATCCATTGGTTCTCGGCGACCAATATGCCGCCCAAGGGGTTCCCTACCACGCAGTACGACATGCACATCGCCGAGGATGTCGGGCTGTACAAGTTCGATATCCTCGGGCAAAGGGGACTCTCGAAAATCAAGGAAACGCTGGATATTCTCGAGCACGATAGGCCGGAAGAGTTCACCGATTTTGACATTCACGATATCAAGGCGTTCAAAAGGGACCCAAAAATCAATGCCATGATCAAGTCCGCACAGTGCATGGGCTGTTTTTATGTGGAATCTCCCGCCATGCGGATGTTGCTCAAAAAATTGCAGGTCGACACCTATCTAGGGCTGGTCGCGGCGAGTTCCATCATCCGGCCGGGCGTGGCCAAGAGCGGGATGATGCGCGAGTATATCTTAAGGCACCGCAATCCCGGAAGGACCGAAGAGAAAGCGTATCCCGTTATGATCGATATCATGCCCGAGACCTACGGCGTTATGGTCTATCAGGAAGACGTAATCAAGGTCGCCCACCATTTTGCCGGCCTAGATCTAGGTGAGGCCGATGTGCTCCGCCGGGGCATGAGCGGCAAGTTCCGCTCGCGAGAGGAATTTCAGCGGGTCGAGCAGAAATTCATCGACAACTGCCGTAAAAAAGGCTACGAAGACAAACTTATTTTTGAAATCTGGAACCAGGTCGCCAGTTTCGCCGGGTATGCCTTCGCCAAGGGGCATTCCGCATCCTATGCCGTGGAAAGTTACCAGACCTTGTTCCTGCGCGCCTATTATCCCTTGGAATACATGACGGCGGTACTCAATAACGGCGGGGGATTCTACCGTCCCGAATTCTACATACACGAGGCACGGATGCTGGGGGCGAGCATCCATCCCCCGTGCATCAACACCAGTAACCACGGGAATCGCATCCTCGGGAAAGACCTCTACCTCGGTTTCGGCTACTTGCGGGACCTTGAGGAACGGGTCGCGGAACGCATCTTAAAAGAACGGATAATCAACGGGCGTTTTACTTCTCTGGAGGGCTTTCTCGACCGGGTAAGCCTATCCATAGAACAGGTCAGCATCCTCATCCGAATCGATGCTTTTCGGTTTACGTGCACCAACAAGCATGAACTGCTTTGGAAGGCGCATCTCTTTTTGGGAAAAGCACCCAAAATCGACCATCCGAAGTTGTTCCGGCCCGATCATCAGGATTTTGAGATTCCCGACCTTCATACCACCGATCTGGAAACAGCTTTCACCCAGCTCGAGCTATTGGGATTCGCCTTGTGTAGTCCCTTTGAACTCTTGGTCGAGTCCCCAAAAAATACCGCAGGCAGTAAGGACCTCGAGCGGTATTTGGGTCGACATATCGATATCTATGGCTACCTCGTCACGGTCAAGAACACCAAGACACACAGAAAAAAGCCGATGCAGTTCGCCACCCTGCTCGACCAAGAGGGCCAGGTCTTCGATACCGTGCTTTTTCCTCCCGTAGCCGCCAAATACCGCTTTCGGGGCCGGGGCATCTATCGTTTTTACGGTAAAGTGGTCAGCGAATTCGGATTTTTGAGTATCGAGGTCGTCAAAATGCAAAAGGAAGACTATGTACAAGATCCGCGGTATGCCGATATGAAAACGAGCGCGAAGGTGTTTGGGATGAAGCAATTAGGTTCAACGGATACTCAGAGCGAGTAG
- the dinB gene encoding DNA polymerase IV: MDKTILHIDLDTFYVSVERLINRELQNRPLLVGGTGDRGVVAACSYETRGFGVHSGMPMKMARELCPEATVIRGNAGTYSKHSDVVTEIIKERVPLFEKSSIDEFYADLTGMDRFFGSYKYATELREKIIKETGLPISFGLSANKVVSKVATNEAKPNNQLKIDYGLEKPFLAPLSIKKIPMVGDKTYQTLRNLGLRQVRTVQEMPVDVMQRVLGKHGEVIWKRANGIDHTPVVPFCERKSISTERTFTKDTIDVVRLRGILIAMTENLAYQLRRGEKLTACIAVKIRYSDFNSYSKQMRIPYTSADHILIPKILELFKKLYNRRLLVRLVGIRFSHLVGGNYQIDLFDDTEEALNLYQAMDNIRKRYGDKSVLRASGLGAKTIGRMQNPFNGQPPVVLAHRKQ, from the coding sequence ATGGACAAGACAATATTACATATCGATTTGGATACTTTTTACGTATCCGTAGAGCGGCTGATCAATCGCGAACTACAGAACAGGCCCCTGTTGGTGGGCGGAACGGGCGATCGGGGCGTGGTGGCGGCCTGCAGCTACGAGACCCGGGGCTTCGGGGTACATTCCGGGATGCCCATGAAAATGGCCCGGGAACTCTGTCCCGAAGCTACCGTCATTCGGGGAAATGCGGGTACGTACAGCAAGCATTCCGATGTCGTTACCGAGATCATCAAAGAACGGGTCCCGCTGTTCGAAAAATCCAGTATCGACGAATTTTACGCCGATCTGACGGGAATGGACCGCTTTTTTGGTTCCTATAAATATGCTACCGAACTGCGGGAAAAGATCATAAAGGAAACGGGACTCCCCATTTCCTTCGGGCTGTCGGCCAATAAAGTAGTCTCGAAAGTGGCCACCAACGAGGCCAAGCCCAACAACCAGCTCAAAATCGATTACGGACTGGAAAAGCCGTTTTTGGCCCCGCTGTCCATCAAAAAAATACCCATGGTGGGCGATAAGACCTACCAGACGCTTCGGAACCTCGGGTTGCGACAGGTACGCACCGTGCAGGAAATGCCGGTCGATGTCATGCAACGGGTGTTGGGCAAGCACGGAGAGGTGATATGGAAGCGTGCCAACGGTATCGACCATACGCCGGTCGTTCCCTTCTGCGAGCGGAAGTCCATTTCAACGGAGCGCACCTTTACCAAAGACACCATCGATGTAGTCAGGCTGAGAGGTATTTTGATCGCTATGACCGAAAACCTGGCCTACCAGTTGCGGCGGGGCGAAAAACTGACGGCCTGTATCGCGGTCAAGATCCGGTATTCCGATTTCAACAGCTATTCGAAACAAATGCGGATTCCCTATACCAGTGCCGATCATATCTTGATACCCAAGATTCTGGAACTGTTCAAAAAACTCTATAACCGTCGGCTGCTGGTACGTTTGGTAGGCATCCGGTTCAGCCATCTAGTGGGCGGCAATTACCAGATCGACCTTTTCGACGACACCGAAGAGGCCCTGAACCTGTACCAGGCGATGGACAACATCAGAAAACGCTACGGCGATAAGAGCGTGCTCCGCGCCTCGGGCCTCGGCGCCAAGACTATCGGACGCATGCAGAACCCGTTCAATGGGCAGCCACCGGTGGTGCTGGCACATCGGAAGCAATAA
- a CDS encoding Gfo/Idh/MocA family protein produces the protein MGTRRKFIEKIAVSAVGLPLLGYPTKTFGNPERFLNDYKSFRGHPDGRIPALGEPQGPILKVALMGLGSYASRVAKAMQDCKRAKITGLISGTPSKLKDWGAKYDVPEKHRYNYGNFDAIQDNPEIDAVYVITPNGLHADQSIRVAKAGKHVICEKPMGVNAEEGQAMVDACKAAGVQLLIGYRMHFEPKTVHVIQMRKDGEFGKTKFFQGQSGFRIGDPNQWRLDKELAGGGAMMDIGIYSINGARYMLGEEPVWVTAQETKTDPEKFGKGVDETIQFQMGFPSGAVANCLSTYNMSNLDRFFMTGSDGFVEMQPSTGYGPIEGRTHKGPLTQPHITHQTLQMDGMARIIYDGEQPIVPVDGEEGVKDMKIIDAIYKAVETGDKITL, from the coding sequence ATGGGAACACGAAGAAAATTTATCGAAAAAATTGCGGTCTCGGCGGTGGGATTGCCCCTGTTGGGCTATCCTACAAAAACTTTCGGCAATCCTGAACGTTTTTTGAACGATTATAAGAGCTTTAGGGGCCATCCTGACGGTCGGATTCCAGCGCTTGGCGAACCTCAAGGTCCCATCCTCAAGGTCGCGCTAATGGGGCTCGGCAGCTACGCCTCCAGGGTCGCCAAGGCGATGCAAGACTGTAAACGGGCCAAGATAACGGGACTCATAAGCGGTACGCCTTCCAAACTGAAGGATTGGGGCGCGAAATACGATGTGCCGGAAAAGCACCGTTATAATTACGGAAATTTTGACGCAATACAGGACAATCCCGAAATCGATGCCGTGTACGTGATCACCCCTAACGGCCTTCATGCGGACCAGTCCATACGCGTCGCCAAGGCCGGCAAGCACGTCATCTGCGAAAAGCCGATGGGCGTTAATGCGGAAGAAGGCCAGGCCATGGTGGATGCTTGCAAGGCGGCCGGAGTACAACTGTTGATCGGCTACCGGATGCACTTCGAACCGAAAACCGTACACGTCATCCAAATGCGGAAAGATGGCGAATTCGGGAAAACGAAATTCTTTCAGGGCCAGTCCGGCTTTCGAATCGGCGATCCGAACCAATGGCGGCTGGACAAGGAGCTGGCCGGGGGCGGTGCCATGATGGATATCGGAATCTATTCTATCAACGGGGCACGCTACATGCTGGGCGAGGAGCCGGTATGGGTCACCGCGCAGGAAACCAAGACGGATCCCGAAAAATTCGGGAAAGGCGTTGATGAGACCATCCAATTTCAAATGGGCTTCCCTAGCGGGGCGGTGGCCAACTGCTTATCGACCTATAACATGAGCAACCTAGATCGCTTTTTTATGACGGGCTCCGATGGTTTTGTCGAAATGCAGCCCTCCACGGGCTACGGGCCCATTGAAGGCCGCACTCACAAAGGTCCACTGACCCAGCCACACATCACCCATCAGACCCTGCAAATGGACGGGATGGCCCGGATCATCTATGACGGCGAACAGCCCATCGTACCCGTTGATGGCGAAGAGGGGGTCAAGGATATGAAAATTATCGATGCCATCTACAAGGCGGTGGAGACAGGGGATAAAATTACCCTGTAG
- a CDS encoding pyridoxal-phosphate dependent enzyme, translating to MQKDTLIQCHRRIRPYIHNTPVLSSRAINRMAGADLLFKCENFQKGGAYKMRGATNAVLQLFGKLPVVTHSSGNFAQALSLAAKSAGVEAFIVMPSTAPQVKKNAVAEYGGKIIECEPSLAAREAAAQEIERETGAVLIHPSNDENVIVGQGTACMELLEEHPDLEFVLAPVGGGGLIAGTSLAAHYFGTSCRVIGGEPFAVDDAYRSLKSGRIEANETTDTVADGLKTQLGDKSFPLIQRYVDSIIRVTEAEIIKAMRLIWERMKIVVEPSSAVALAAVLRKKEKFADRKVGIIVSGGNVDLGNLPF from the coding sequence ATGCAAAAGGATACCCTGATCCAGTGTCATCGCCGCATCCGGCCGTACATCCACAACACCCCCGTTTTAAGCTCGCGAGCTATAAATAGGATGGCGGGGGCGGACCTTCTTTTCAAATGCGAAAACTTCCAAAAAGGCGGAGCCTATAAAATGCGCGGAGCCACCAACGCAGTCTTGCAATTGTTCGGGAAACTTCCCGTGGTTACCCACTCTTCGGGGAATTTTGCCCAGGCCCTTTCCCTAGCGGCAAAAAGTGCGGGGGTCGAGGCCTTTATCGTGATGCCCTCGACCGCCCCCCAGGTAAAAAAGAATGCCGTTGCGGAATACGGCGGAAAAATCATCGAATGTGAACCCAGCCTTGCCGCAAGGGAAGCCGCTGCCCAAGAGATCGAACGGGAAACCGGCGCGGTCTTAATCCATCCCTCGAACGATGAAAATGTTATCGTTGGGCAAGGAACGGCCTGTATGGAATTGCTGGAAGAACACCCGGACCTTGAATTCGTTTTGGCCCCGGTAGGCGGCGGGGGACTGATTGCGGGAACAAGCTTGGCCGCCCATTATTTCGGAACAAGCTGTCGCGTCATCGGCGGGGAGCCCTTCGCGGTCGATGACGCCTATCGCTCCCTGAAAAGCGGGCGGATCGAAGCCAACGAAACCACCGATACCGTCGCAGACGGACTAAAAACCCAATTGGGGGATAAGAGCTTTCCTCTCATACAGCGGTATGTGGACAGCATCATCCGGGTCACCGAAGCCGAGATCATCAAAGCCATGCGGCTGATCTGGGAACGGATGAAAATCGTGGTCGAGCCTTCAAGCGCGGTGGCCTTGGCGGCCGTACTGCGGAAAAAGGAAAAATTCGCCGACCGGAAAGTGGGGATTATCGTTTCAGGGGGAAATGTGGATTTGGGAAATCTTCCTTTTTAG
- a CDS encoding sugar-transfer associated ATP-grasp domain-containing protein → MHFQDPGRIKVFLKDAQKKNVLRIFKEVLVLWTTKKEVPLYYFKHLYKNGIENYRDYLSPGEVRTIHGSPNLHKSEYTSILHNKLNFALYCERNAIRTPELVGHNFGGSFFADKERWQISQTGALAAYFERLFASSGSDSIFIRPLALNGGQGCFRLDRSTYKEALARTGRNIFSGDHIFTETSQQHNAIDAIYAKSINTLRILTYFDGEKAEILSSFIRIGAGGSIVDNGSSGGLFVGIDDPTGILKRTGYRDMKFGGGEFTKHPDTGFVFEGFQIPLFREACELVLKAARHIPNGFIGWDVAITPEGPTLIEGNEDPHLFMSDVTYGGLLANPGMQKVMAAVTAP, encoded by the coding sequence ATGCATTTTCAGGATCCCGGAAGAATCAAGGTATTTTTAAAGGATGCCCAGAAAAAGAATGTTCTTAGAATTTTCAAGGAAGTCCTCGTGCTTTGGACTACCAAAAAAGAGGTGCCCTTGTATTATTTCAAGCACCTGTATAAAAACGGCATAGAGAACTATCGCGATTATCTGTCCCCCGGGGAGGTGCGCACGATACATGGCAGTCCCAACCTGCACAAATCGGAATATACTTCCATTCTACACAACAAACTCAATTTCGCGCTCTACTGTGAGCGCAACGCGATACGCACCCCTGAGTTGGTAGGCCATAATTTTGGCGGTAGCTTCTTTGCGGACAAGGAGCGATGGCAAATTAGCCAAACGGGTGCCTTGGCCGCCTATTTCGAGCGGCTATTTGCTTCCTCAGGCTCGGATTCCATCTTTATTAGGCCCCTTGCCCTAAACGGCGGTCAGGGGTGTTTCCGGCTAGATCGGTCAACCTATAAGGAAGCGTTGGCGCGGACAGGTCGCAACATATTTTCCGGGGACCATATTTTTACGGAAACCTCACAACAGCACAACGCCATCGATGCCATTTATGCAAAGTCGATAAACACGCTTCGAATATTGACCTATTTTGATGGGGAAAAAGCAGAGATTCTTTCTTCGTTCATACGCATCGGCGCAGGGGGGAGTATTGTGGACAACGGCTCTTCGGGAGGGCTTTTTGTCGGCATTGACGACCCTACTGGAATTTTAAAACGAACGGGCTACAGGGACATGAAGTTCGGTGGCGGGGAATTCACGAAGCATCCCGATACCGGTTTCGTTTTTGAAGGTTTCCAGATCCCATTGTTTCGGGAGGCCTGCGAGCTGGTGTTAAAGGCGGCACGGCACATCCCCAATGGTTTTATCGGATGGGATGTCGCTATTACCCCCGAAGGTCCGACCCTTATCGAAGGCAATGAAGACCCCCATCTTTTTATGTCCGATGTTACCTATGGCGGGCTCTTGGCGAACCCGGGCATGCAAAAGGTAATGGCAGCGGTTACTGCACCTTGA
- a CDS encoding CoF synthetase: protein MPLNLRKSIFWLRDRLKGAPIKKHYKDIKRLNANHGSEHSIQKRRQHLDKILQHCCDTVPYFRNLGIKEMRLDRFPVTNKNLIRDNREDFLSDAYLDQENHKVTTSGSTGTPFTVVQDVDKRERHTADVHFFWEAVGHPWGTRFYYLKIWNDRNEKSKLVQELQNIVPVDAFKLDDDRIRQLLEDIRSDSGPKSILGYASALDSIVKYLNRRPTDMGDANVISIIAMSETLDEPTKKALEINFDCPVASRYANMENGMLAQHTLDTPEEFLVNSASYRMEILDLEKDIPAQEGELGRIVVTDLFNRAMPMIRYDTGDYGVMALSGDNGKKLHVLQQIEGRKMDAIFDTKGEHVSSFIITNSMWKYTELKQYQFIQVSGKEYEFKLNSDGRFERETELLDEFRGYLGKDAKISVAYVDDIPLLSSGKRKKVLNRSRRV, encoded by the coding sequence ATGCCCCTCAATCTTAGAAAAAGCATTTTTTGGCTCCGTGATCGCTTAAAAGGCGCGCCGATCAAAAAGCATTATAAAGATATTAAACGGCTAAACGCGAACCACGGCTCGGAACATTCGATTCAAAAAAGGCGGCAACACCTAGATAAAATCCTTCAACACTGCTGCGATACGGTACCCTATTTTCGCAATCTCGGGATTAAGGAAATGCGCCTTGATCGATTTCCGGTAACCAACAAGAACCTGATCCGGGATAATCGGGAAGACTTTCTATCCGATGCCTATCTTGACCAAGAAAACCATAAGGTCACGACCAGTGGGTCGACCGGCACCCCTTTTACGGTAGTCCAGGATGTCGATAAAAGAGAACGGCATACGGCGGACGTGCATTTTTTTTGGGAAGCGGTCGGCCATCCCTGGGGAACCCGTTTTTATTACCTTAAGATATGGAACGACCGGAACGAAAAGAGCAAACTGGTTCAAGAACTGCAGAACATCGTGCCCGTCGACGCCTTTAAACTAGACGATGACCGCATCCGACAGCTTTTAGAAGACATCCGTTCCGATTCCGGGCCCAAGAGTATTTTAGGCTATGCCTCCGCCCTTGACAGTATCGTCAAATATCTAAACCGCCGACCTACCGATATGGGCGATGCCAATGTCATCAGCATTATCGCGATGTCGGAAACCCTTGACGAACCTACCAAAAAGGCCCTTGAAATAAATTTTGATTGTCCGGTGGCGTCCCGCTACGCCAATATGGAAAATGGTATGCTGGCCCAGCATACCTTGGACACCCCTGAAGAATTTCTGGTAAATTCGGCCAGTTACCGGATGGAAATCCTCGATCTTGAAAAAGATATCCCAGCGCAGGAAGGGGAGCTGGGCCGCATCGTGGTCACCGATTTGTTCAACAGGGCAATGCCCATGATACGCTACGATACCGGAGATTATGGGGTAATGGCCTTATCGGGCGACAACGGAAAGAAACTACACGTTCTCCAACAGATCGAGGGAAGAAAAATGGACGCCATTTTCGATACCAAAGGCGAACATGTTTCTTCATTTATCATTACCAACAGCATGTGGAAATATACCGAACTGAAGCAATACCAATTTATACAGGTTTCGGGAAAGGAATACGAATTCAAGCTAAACAGCGACGGCCGTTTTGAAAGGGAAACGGAACTACTAGATGAGTTTCGGGGTTATCTGGGAAAGGATGCTAAGATAAGCGTAGCATACGTTGACGACATTCCTTTGCTTAGCTCTGGAAAACGTAAAAAGGTCTTGAATCGATCTCGCCGCGTATAG